The following are from one region of the Entelurus aequoreus isolate RoL-2023_Sb linkage group LG17, RoL_Eaeq_v1.1, whole genome shotgun sequence genome:
- the gstt2 gene encoding glutathione S-transferase theta-2, with the protein MATSRAVNLYVDLLSQPCRALHILVNVANIPHRVHTVALRKGEHQSAHFTNINPAHKVPVIDDDGFVLTESDAILKYLCTKYDVAEHWYPRQPERRARVDEYTAWHHTNTRPHAAKVFLLEVLIPTRTGSGVDQALLARALSQLDATLDLLESMFLRRQPFLCGDDITLADLLAACELMQPVGGGRDVLQGRPQLRRWMTRVQSALGHAFHEAHAVLYAVRDRRQAKL; encoded by the exons ATGGCGACGAGCCGCGCGGTCAACCTTTATGTGGACCTTCTTTCTCAGCCTTGCCGCGCCCTGCACATCCTCGTCAACGTCGCCAACATCCCGCATCGCGTCCACACGGTGGCGCTCAGGAAAG GAGAACATCAAAGTGCACACTTCACTAACATCAACCCCGCGCACAAAGTTCCTGTCATTGACGACGACGGCTTTGTGCTCACTGAGag TGACGCCATCTTGAAGTACTTGTGCACTAAGTACGATGTTGCCGAGCACTGGTATCCACGGCAACCAGAGAGGCGGGCCCGGGTGGATGAGTACACGGCGTGGCATCACACCAACACTCGACCGCACGCCGCCAAAGTCTTCCTGCTGGAG GTCCTGATCCCCACCCGGACCGGCTCTGGCGTGGACCAGGCGCTGTTGGCCCGCGCCTTGTCTCAGCTGGACGCCACGCTGGACCTGCTGGAGTCCATGTTCCTGCGGAGACAGCCCTTCCTGTGCGGCGATGACATCACGCTGGCGGACCTGCTCGCCGCCTGCGAGCTCATGCAG CCTGTAGGTGGCGGCAGAGACGTCTTGCAGGGACGTCCGCAGCTGCGGCGCTGGATGACCCGGGTCCAGTCGGCGCTGGGCCACGCCTTCCACGAGGCGCACGCCGTCCTGTACGCCGTCAGAGACCGCCGCCAGGCCAAGCTGTGA
- the LOC133632688 gene encoding putative uncharacterized protein BRD3OS: MADSGGAAALEDGAAPASRPPLAEKAGPASRPPLAEKALAEAFCRVRYRDTSLLVWQQQQQRAAAAPPSSYLSRSQSSWYSSYGNQAVLVRDKSSLEDAGQSRICSVM; encoded by the coding sequence ATGGCGGACTCTGGCGGTGCTGCCGCGCTAGAGGACGGCGCGGCTCCGGCCTCTCGGCCCCCGCTGGCGGAGAAGGCGGGTCCGGCCTCTCGGCCCCCGCTGGCGGAGAAGGCCCTGGCCGAGGCCTTCTGCCGGGTGCGCTACCGGGACACGTCGCTGCTGGtgtggcagcagcagcagcagcgggcCGCCGCCGCGCCTCCGTCCTCCTACCTGAGCCGCAGCCAGTCGTCCTGGTACAGCAGCTACGGCAACCAGGCCGTGCTGGTCCGGGACAAGAGCAGCCTGGAGGACGCGGGCCAGTCCAGGATCTGCAGCGTCATGTAG